One genomic segment of Hevea brasiliensis isolate MT/VB/25A 57/8 chromosome 3, ASM3005281v1, whole genome shotgun sequence includes these proteins:
- the LOC110648136 gene encoding growth-regulating factor 3 isoform X1, which translates to MDFHLKQWRTQQHESEEQPSAKMPKLLLNPYQPQPQPQHPSASTASLPLFVPESNNKLSNLSALPDSTPAATNRFPRMEGSCFSLAQWQELELQALIYRYMLAGAAVPPELLQPIKKSVLRSPPYFLHHPLQHYSYYQPTLLQTGYWGRAAMDPEPGRCRRTDGKKWRCSRDVVAGQKYCERHVHRGRNRSRKPVEIPTPTSSTTTTTIGTSGGGTGGVAGAAFNSTTSIVAPPLGAVTNGASFPFSGQSPSTDLLHLNNGSSDSKTEIKGLLGPEKEVANRNNGHILRHFFDDWPRSHQEPDSAGSNASPMNSATCLSISMPENSPSDVSLKLSTGNGEEPAGPRGNEREHPQVSWTGGWGTSQVASMGGPLAEALRSSTSNSSPTSVLHQLPPGSASEPSFVST; encoded by the exons atggACTTCCATCTGAAGCAATGGAGAACGCAGCAGCACGAGTCAGAAGAACAACCCTCTGCAAAGATGCCAAAACTCCTCCTGAATCCTTATCAAcctcaaccacagccacaacacCCGTCTGCGTCTACTGCTTCTCTCCCTTTGTTTGTACCTGAATCCAACAATAAACTCAGTAACCTGTCAGCACTTCCAGATTCAACCCCAGCTGCCACCAACAGATTTCCCA GGATGGAAGGGAGTTGCTTCAGCTTGGCTCAGTGGCAGGAGCTAGAGCTGCAAGCTCTGATCTACAGGTACATGTTGGCTGGTGCTGCCGTTCCCCCTGAACTACTCCAACCAATCAAAAAAAGCGTTCTTCGCTCTCCACCGTATTTCCTCCACCACCCACTTCAACATTATTCTTATTATCAGCCAACTT TGTTGCAAACAGGGTATTGGGGACGAGCAGCCATGGATCCAGAGCCTGGTCGATGCCGGAGAACAGATGGTAAAAAATGGCGGTGCTCGAGGGACGTGGTGGCGGGTCAAAAGTATTGCGAGCGCCATGTTCACCGTGGTCGCAACCGTTCAAGAAAGCCTGTGGAAATCCCCACACCCACATCCTCCACCACCACTACTACTATTGGTACTAGCGGGGGAGGAACGGGTGGTGTGGCCGGTGCTGCTTTTAACAGCACGACATCCATTGTTGCACCGCCTCTAGGAGCGGTAACTAACGGTGCAAGTTTTCCTTTTTCTGGGCAATCGCCTTCAACAGATCTCCTCCATCTGAATAACGG TTCCTCGGATTCCAAAACTGAAATCAAGGGCCTGCTTGGGCCCGAAAAAGAGGTTGCTAACAGAAATAATGGTCACATTCTGAGGCATTTTTTTGATGACTGGCCAAGGTCGCATCAAGAACCGGACAGTGCAGGAAGCAATGCGAGTCCAATGAACTCGGCAACCTGCCTCTCAATCTCAATGCCTGAAAACTCTCCTTCAGACGTGTCGTTGAAATTGTCCACTGGCAATGGAGAGGAACCAGCAGGCCCAAGAGGCAATGAAAGAGAGCACCCCCAAGTGAGTTGGACCGGTGGATGGGGGACAAGCCAGGTGGCTTCCATGGGAGGACCTCTTGCGGAGGCACTAAGATCCTCCACCTCTAATTCATCTCCAACCAGCGTTCTACACCAGTTGCCTCCAGGCTCTGCTTCTGAACCTAGCTTTGTTAGCACTTGA
- the LOC110648136 gene encoding growth-regulating factor 3 isoform X2: MDFHLKQWRTQQHESEEQPSAKMPKLLLNPYQPQPQPQHPSASTASLPLFVPESNNKLSNLSALPDSTPAATNRFPRMEGSCFSLAQWQELELQALIYRYMLAGAAVPPELLQPIKKSVLRSPPYFLHHPLQHYSYYQPTWYWGRAAMDPEPGRCRRTDGKKWRCSRDVVAGQKYCERHVHRGRNRSRKPVEIPTPTSSTTTTTIGTSGGGTGGVAGAAFNSTTSIVAPPLGAVTNGASFPFSGQSPSTDLLHLNNGSSDSKTEIKGLLGPEKEVANRNNGHILRHFFDDWPRSHQEPDSAGSNASPMNSATCLSISMPENSPSDVSLKLSTGNGEEPAGPRGNEREHPQVSWTGGWGTSQVASMGGPLAEALRSSTSNSSPTSVLHQLPPGSASEPSFVST; this comes from the exons atggACTTCCATCTGAAGCAATGGAGAACGCAGCAGCACGAGTCAGAAGAACAACCCTCTGCAAAGATGCCAAAACTCCTCCTGAATCCTTATCAAcctcaaccacagccacaacacCCGTCTGCGTCTACTGCTTCTCTCCCTTTGTTTGTACCTGAATCCAACAATAAACTCAGTAACCTGTCAGCACTTCCAGATTCAACCCCAGCTGCCACCAACAGATTTCCCA GGATGGAAGGGAGTTGCTTCAGCTTGGCTCAGTGGCAGGAGCTAGAGCTGCAAGCTCTGATCTACAGGTACATGTTGGCTGGTGCTGCCGTTCCCCCTGAACTACTCCAACCAATCAAAAAAAGCGTTCTTCGCTCTCCACCGTATTTCCTCCACCACCCACTTCAACATTATTCTTATTATCAGCCAACTT GGTATTGGGGACGAGCAGCCATGGATCCAGAGCCTGGTCGATGCCGGAGAACAGATGGTAAAAAATGGCGGTGCTCGAGGGACGTGGTGGCGGGTCAAAAGTATTGCGAGCGCCATGTTCACCGTGGTCGCAACCGTTCAAGAAAGCCTGTGGAAATCCCCACACCCACATCCTCCACCACCACTACTACTATTGGTACTAGCGGGGGAGGAACGGGTGGTGTGGCCGGTGCTGCTTTTAACAGCACGACATCCATTGTTGCACCGCCTCTAGGAGCGGTAACTAACGGTGCAAGTTTTCCTTTTTCTGGGCAATCGCCTTCAACAGATCTCCTCCATCTGAATAACGG TTCCTCGGATTCCAAAACTGAAATCAAGGGCCTGCTTGGGCCCGAAAAAGAGGTTGCTAACAGAAATAATGGTCACATTCTGAGGCATTTTTTTGATGACTGGCCAAGGTCGCATCAAGAACCGGACAGTGCAGGAAGCAATGCGAGTCCAATGAACTCGGCAACCTGCCTCTCAATCTCAATGCCTGAAAACTCTCCTTCAGACGTGTCGTTGAAATTGTCCACTGGCAATGGAGAGGAACCAGCAGGCCCAAGAGGCAATGAAAGAGAGCACCCCCAAGTGAGTTGGACCGGTGGATGGGGGACAAGCCAGGTGGCTTCCATGGGAGGACCTCTTGCGGAGGCACTAAGATCCTCCACCTCTAATTCATCTCCAACCAGCGTTCTACACCAGTTGCCTCCAGGCTCTGCTTCTGAACCTAGCTTTGTTAGCACTTGA